GCAGCACGCCGGTGGCGGCGCGCACGACCCGTACGCCAACAACCCCGGCCACACGCAGCAGTTCAGCGTGGACGAGCACGGTTACGGCGACGGCGCGACGTACCACGCGGGCTCCGCACCGGCCCCGGCCGGCCCGCGCCTGCACTGGAAGCAGCTGCTGACCGGCATCGTGCTGCGCCCCAACGGGACGTTCTGGCAGATGCGCGACTACGCGGTCTGGGGCCCGGCGCTGGTCGTCACGTTCCTCTACGGCCTGCTCGCCATCTTCGGCTTCGACGGCGCCCGCGAGGAGGCGATAAACGCCACCCTCTCGACGGCCGTCCCGTACGTCCTGACGACGGCCGTCGCCTTCGTGATCGGCGGTCTGATCCTGGGCACGGTGACCCACACGCTGGCCCGTCAGCTCGGCGGCGACGGCGCCTGGCAGCCGACGGTCGGCCTCTCCATGCTGATCATGTCGATCACGGACGCACCGCGCCTGGTCTTCGCGCTCTTCCTGGGCGGCCAGAACTCCCTGGTGCAGATGCTCGGCTGGATCACCTGGGTCGCGGCGGGGGCGCTGTTCACGATGATGGTGAGCCGGTCGCACGACCTCCCGTGGCCGAAGGCGCTGGGTGCGTCGGCGATCCAGCTGATCGCGCTGCTGTCACTGATCAAGCTGGGCACGATCTGACGACTGGGCCCGCCACCGGGACGATGGCGGGCCCACCGTCGCTCAACTTCTCAAGCGTCGAGAACTTGCCCGCCACGGCGCACCACAGGGGCTTCCACGCTCCAGGGAAAGTTGATCCACTCGTCGGTGCGCTTCCAGACGTACTCGCATTTCACCAGCGAGTGCGTCTTCTCGTATATGACGGCGCTGCGGACCTCGGCGACGTGATCGAGACAGAATTCATGGACGAGTTTGAGCGTGCGCCCGGTGTCCGCGACGTCGTCGGCGATGAGGATCTTCTTGTTGGAGAAGTCGACGACATTCGGCACGGGTGCCAACATGACCGGCATTTCGAGAGTCGTACCAACGCCGGTGTAGAACTCCACATTGACCAGATGGATGTTTTTGCAGTCGAGCGCGTACGCGAGCCCGCCGGCGACGAAGACCCCGCCGCGGGCGATGCTCAGGATGACATCGGGCTCGTACCCGTCGTCGGCGACGGCCTGCGCCAACTCCCGTACGGCGAGCCCGAACCGCTCGTACGTGAGGTTCTCCCGTATGTCGTCCACGCCCTTACACCTGCGTCCGGTGGAAATTCAGGAACGAGCGGGAGGCGGTGGGCCCGCGCTGCCCCTGATAACGCGACCCGTAACGATCGGAGCCGTACGGAAACTCCGCCGGCGAACTGAGCCGGAACAGACACAGCTGCCCGATCTTCATGCCGGGCCAGAGCTTGATGGGCAGCGTCGCGAGATTCGACAGCTCCAGGGTCACGTGCCCGGAGAAGCCGGGGTCGATGAACCCGGCGGTGGAGTGCGTGACGAGCCCCAGCCGCCCGAGACTCGACTTCCCCTCCAGCCGGGAGGCGATGTCGTCGGGCAGCGAGATGACCTCGTACGACGAGGCGAGCACGAACTCCCCGGGATGCAGGATGAACGCCTCGTCCCCGGCCGGCTCGACCTTGCGGGTCAGATCGGTCTGCTCGACGGCGGGGT
The nucleotide sequence above comes from Streptomyces sp. NBC_01716. Encoded proteins:
- a CDS encoding phosphoribosyltransferase, producing MDDIRENLTYERFGLAVRELAQAVADDGYEPDVILSIARGGVFVAGGLAYALDCKNIHLVNVEFYTGVGTTLEMPVMLAPVPNVVDFSNKKILIADDVADTGRTLKLVHEFCLDHVAEVRSAVIYEKTHSLVKCEYVWKRTDEWINFPWSVEAPVVRRGGQVLDA
- a CDS encoding Yip1 family protein codes for the protein MAGFRIGRGRDNRTRQQDPQQQPYGRQAAPPPQYGGGQPAPPYGRQPRPPQQQWPPAAGAGHPGPSQGGYGYPGPGGHGGGPGGHGEPEYFGDPYNQQHAGGGAHDPYANNPGHTQQFSVDEHGYGDGATYHAGSAPAPAGPRLHWKQLLTGIVLRPNGTFWQMRDYAVWGPALVVTFLYGLLAIFGFDGAREEAINATLSTAVPYVLTTAVAFVIGGLILGTVTHTLARQLGGDGAWQPTVGLSMLIMSITDAPRLVFALFLGGQNSLVQMLGWITWVAAGALFTMMVSRSHDLPWPKALGASAIQLIALLSLIKLGTI
- the dcd gene encoding dCTP deaminase translates to MLLSDKDIRAEIDSGRVRIDPYDESMVQPSSIDVRLDRFFRVFENHRYPHIDPAVEQTDLTRKVEPAGDEAFILHPGEFVLASSYEVISLPDDIASRLEGKSSLGRLGLVTHSTAGFIDPGFSGHVTLELSNLATLPIKLWPGMKIGQLCLFRLSSPAEFPYGSDRYGSRYQGQRGPTASRSFLNFHRTQV